Proteins found in one Gemmatimonadota bacterium genomic segment:
- a CDS encoding Na(+)/H(+) antiporter subunit D — MADLPPFLLFFAGALAVAFTRGRVRKLLVLAVPIVGGLNMWFGAQSGTVIEMELLGYQLTPYRVDKLSLLFGYLFHLAAFIGFLYALHLGDGTPQGSVAADAGEEDVTGGRRVGLQHVCSMLYAGSALGAVFAGDLITLFVFWELLALTSAFLVWARGTKSSYRTGFRYLVIHVVSGVLLLSGALMLARDTGSLGFDHIGLDGGGSPGAWLLLIAFGIKAGFPLVHNWITEAYPESTPTGTVFLSAFTTKVAVYALARGFEGADVLIWVGTVMTFFPIFYAVLENDLRRVLGYSMINQIGFMVVGIGIGGALAVNGAVAHAFADVIFKGLLFMSMGAVMTMTGRTKGTDLGGLYKTMPMTAAFCMTGAAAISAFPLFSAFVTKSMIMVAAIEHHHYVVWLFLLFASAGVLEHAGIKIPYFSFFAHDSGIRTREPPRNMLAAMAIGAALCVLIGVFPGALYALLPYEMDYRPYDLTHIVTQVQLLLFGALGFVTLVKWGVYPDEKRAVHIDAEVVYRKLGPWLVATTGRIVGGADRYLRRSLTDLFGSVVDLTVAATGRGGPLARNWPTGSMVLWVAVLLAVSLLFYLLG; from the coding sequence ATGGCTGATCTGCCTCCCTTCCTCCTGTTCTTCGCGGGTGCGCTGGCGGTCGCCTTCACCCGGGGCCGGGTGCGCAAGCTGCTGGTGCTTGCGGTACCGATCGTCGGCGGTCTCAACATGTGGTTCGGAGCCCAGAGCGGAACCGTCATCGAGATGGAGCTGCTGGGCTACCAGCTCACGCCCTACCGGGTGGACAAGCTCTCGCTCCTCTTCGGCTACCTCTTCCACCTGGCCGCCTTCATAGGATTCCTGTACGCGCTCCACCTCGGCGACGGCACGCCGCAGGGCTCGGTCGCCGCCGACGCGGGCGAGGAGGACGTGACCGGAGGACGCCGCGTCGGGCTCCAGCACGTGTGCTCGATGCTCTACGCGGGGAGCGCCCTGGGAGCCGTCTTCGCCGGCGACCTCATCACCCTTTTCGTCTTCTGGGAGCTGCTCGCGCTGACCTCGGCCTTCCTGGTATGGGCGCGCGGGACGAAGAGCTCGTACCGGACCGGCTTCCGCTATCTGGTGATCCACGTGGTCTCCGGGGTGCTCCTCCTTTCGGGAGCCCTGATGCTGGCCCGCGACACCGGCTCGCTCGGCTTCGACCACATCGGGCTGGACGGCGGAGGTTCGCCGGGGGCGTGGCTCCTGCTGATCGCGTTCGGCATCAAGGCGGGCTTCCCGCTCGTCCACAACTGGATCACGGAGGCGTATCCCGAAAGCACGCCCACCGGCACGGTCTTCCTTTCGGCCTTCACCACCAAAGTGGCGGTCTACGCGCTGGCGCGGGGGTTCGAAGGGGCCGACGTTCTTATCTGGGTGGGGACGGTGATGACCTTCTTCCCCATCTTCTACGCGGTTCTGGAGAACGATCTGCGGCGCGTGCTCGGCTACTCCATGATCAACCAGATAGGGTTCATGGTGGTGGGCATCGGGATAGGAGGAGCGCTCGCGGTGAACGGTGCGGTGGCGCACGCCTTCGCGGACGTGATCTTCAAGGGGCTGCTCTTCATGTCGATGGGAGCGGTCATGACGATGACCGGACGAACGAAGGGAACCGACCTGGGCGGGCTCTACAAGACCATGCCCATGACTGCGGCGTTCTGCATGACCGGGGCGGCGGCGATCTCCGCCTTCCCGCTCTTCAGCGCGTTCGTCACCAAGTCGATGATCATGGTGGCGGCGATCGAGCACCACCACTACGTGGTCTGGCTCTTCCTGCTCTTCGCGTCGGCGGGCGTTCTGGAGCACGCGGGCATCAAGATCCCATACTTCTCGTTCTTCGCGCACGATTCGGGAATCAGAACCAGGGAGCCGCCCCGGAACATGCTGGCGGCGATGGCGATCGGGGCCGCGCTCTGCGTGCTGATCGGAGTCTTCCCCGGGGCCCTCTACGCGCTCCTTCCCTACGAGATGGACTACCGGCCCTACGATCTGACGCATATCGTCACCCAGGTCCAGCTCCTGCTCTTCGGCGCGCTCGGGTTCGTGACCTTGGTGAAGTGGGGCGTCTATCCCGACGAGAAGCGGGCGGTACACATCGACGCCGAGGTCGTTTACCGCAAGCTGGGTCCGTGGCTGGTCGCCACGACGGGACGAATCGTGGGAGGCGCGGACCGCTACCTGCGCCGCTCCCTGACGGATCTCTTCGGCTCCGTCGTCGACCTGACCGTCGCTGCCACCGGCAGGGGCGGCCCGCTGGCGCGCAACTGGCCTACCGGGAGCATGGTGCTCTGGGTTGCGGTCCTGCTGGCGGTGTCGCTGCTCTTCTACCTGCTGGGCTGA
- a CDS encoding non-canonical purine NTP pyrophosphatase — MIGAEGAAPVPGLEIVGLDEVGIDESPDEDGIESFDTFAENALAKASHFFVLSGLPTLADDSGLVVDALGGMPGVRSKRFAPVGSRSQDEANNRHLLRSLEGVPPAERSARYVCVLALVGAGPEPLLARGAVEGRILETPRGRGGFGYDPLFVELETGMGFAEIAPVEKDRLSHRGRAIRKLGRELGERLPSLNGFWPPRSPNKTGNPLA; from the coding sequence ATGATCGGGGCGGAGGGCGCGGCGCCGGTTCCCGGCCTGGAGATTGTCGGGCTCGACGAAGTCGGGATCGACGAGAGTCCGGACGAAGACGGGATCGAATCCTTCGACACCTTCGCCGAAAACGCGCTGGCCAAGGCGTCCCACTTCTTTGTCCTGAGCGGACTTCCCACGCTCGCCGACGACTCGGGGCTGGTCGTTGACGCCCTGGGCGGAATGCCGGGCGTGCGCTCGAAGCGTTTCGCGCCGGTCGGGTCGAGGTCGCAGGACGAGGCCAACAACCGGCACCTGCTCCGCTCGCTCGAAGGGGTACCGCCAGCCGAACGGAGCGCCCGCTACGTCTGTGTGCTCGCACTGGTGGGAGCGGGACCCGAGCCGCTGCTGGCGAGGGGCGCCGTGGAGGGGCGGATACTCGAAACGCCGCGGGGAAGGGGCGGGTTCGGCTACGACCCGCTCTTTGTCGAACTCGAGACCGGGATGGGGTTCGCCGAGATCGCACCGGTGGAGAAGGATCGGCTGAGCCATCGCGGCAGGGCGATCAGGAAGCTGGGGCGGGAGCTGGGAGAACGTCTACCTAGCTTGAACGGCTTCTGGCCTCCACGGTCACCGAACAAGACCGGAAATCCCTTGGCGTGA